A section of the Streptomyces sp. NBC_01591 genome encodes:
- the eccCa gene encoding type VII secretion protein EccCa, whose translation MSTRLIHRPARTTRPPAASEARTIEAPPNLPEGKSGNIAMSLLPVAGVMSSVVMMTVVRNSQFAGLGAIILVVTIIGSVALVFSQRGKAQRTRRTQREAYLAYLEDLREELSVEERRRAERADVLNPPPHALYDIVRDPARVWERRRLDGDFLRVRVGTGEMPVRDLTVAQQGSSVLSPPDTFMLNEASALMDRFRTGTELPLTVPLDRVGNISVIGPREDCLRIARAVLVQTAATHAPDDVAMALAVPGDRLADWEWAKWLPHLLDTEQFDGPVAARRIAPSAPQLSRQIGPELRRRASYAAEVRRGLSGKDALSMTSRLLVVTDGHGEDAVDLPRPDDAVGLREMGVSVLHLLEHRVQEPGHVSVRITVDGDGVVIEDLREQEPISAHGTVDEVSIPFAEGLARMLAPMRLSAESLVDAPLSGPVDFADLLGIDDVAQLDLSRMWAPRGERAFLRVPIGISDSHQPVLLDLKESSELGMGPHGLCVGATGSGKSELLRTLVLALVATHPPEDLALVLVDYKGGATFAPFAELPHVAGVITNLENQAGLVERVHASLAGEVKRRQQVLKDAGNVADIGDYAALRADRRPDLDPLPHLFVVIDEFGELLTAKPDFIDLFLSIGRIGRSIGVHLLLSSQRIEGGKLKGLDTYLSYRLGLRTFSADESRTVLDTTDAFHLPPLPGFGYLKVDTSHYERFKASYVSGAYRGPVQRTQEEDAGPLALEYEAFNTLAEPESSGEEPKVRRRETGPTEMGVIVDQLQQAAGPVRRIWLPPLPDAVALDKVAGPLDVGPRGMQLAKRRGPLQVPLGLLDDPTKQWQGQWYLDLTVAGGHAAIIGGPQAGKTTLLRTLALAISLTHTPQEVGVYGLDLVGGGLQAVSGLPHVGGVAGRADRERAGRTVEEVRGMLAVREELFREHNIDSVEQLRSLHSAGRLPQLASAEIVLIIDGFGALRDDFDELDDAVVDILKRGGGYGIHVVAGMLRWNDVRIATQSNFGTRVELRLNDPSESSIDRKLAQTLSPDEPGRILTDGKLFAQVALPRTDGLADVSDLGAVLEHTARTVRATWSGEVAQPVRILPHILEPHLLPGPVAEPKRVPIGLDQTALAPAVLDLFHHDQHLLIMGDSECGKTNLLKTVAGGLIERYGEEELVFAVMDPRRGLRGAIPEEFRGGYAYNPKMCAGLAAGIATELEKRLPDDRADTEDLEPGSWGSGPRIVILVDDYDVLTTAGQSPLDPFLPYIPSAVDIGLHFVLTRRVAGASRGMYDPLVLGLRESGASALLMAGDRSEGQLFPGVYAAQQPPGRGVFIRRGQPNRLIQTVYTAE comes from the coding sequence CAGCGCACCCGCCGTACCCAGCGCGAGGCCTACCTCGCCTATCTGGAGGATCTGCGCGAGGAGCTGTCCGTCGAGGAGCGTCGGCGGGCCGAGCGCGCCGATGTCCTCAATCCGCCGCCGCACGCCCTGTACGACATAGTGCGCGACCCGGCCCGGGTCTGGGAGCGGCGCCGGCTCGACGGCGACTTCCTGCGGGTACGCGTCGGCACGGGTGAGATGCCGGTACGCGATCTGACGGTCGCCCAGCAGGGCTCGTCCGTCCTCTCGCCGCCCGACACCTTCATGCTCAACGAGGCGTCCGCGCTGATGGACCGCTTCCGTACCGGCACCGAACTCCCGCTCACCGTCCCGCTCGACCGGGTCGGCAACATCAGTGTCATCGGCCCCCGCGAGGACTGTCTGCGCATCGCGCGCGCCGTGCTCGTCCAGACCGCCGCCACGCACGCCCCCGACGACGTCGCGATGGCGCTCGCCGTGCCCGGTGACCGGCTGGCCGACTGGGAGTGGGCCAAGTGGCTGCCGCACCTGCTCGACACCGAGCAGTTCGACGGCCCTGTCGCGGCCCGCCGGATCGCCCCGTCCGCGCCCCAGCTCTCCCGCCAGATCGGTCCGGAGCTGCGCCGTCGTGCCTCGTACGCGGCCGAGGTGCGGCGCGGTCTGTCCGGGAAGGACGCGCTGTCCATGACGTCCCGGCTGCTCGTCGTCACCGACGGGCACGGCGAGGACGCCGTCGACCTGCCGCGTCCGGACGACGCGGTCGGGCTGCGCGAGATGGGCGTCAGCGTGCTCCACCTGCTCGAACACCGGGTCCAGGAGCCGGGACACGTCAGCGTACGGATCACCGTCGACGGCGACGGGGTGGTCATCGAGGACCTGCGCGAGCAGGAACCGATCAGCGCCCACGGCACCGTGGACGAGGTCAGCATCCCGTTCGCCGAGGGGCTGGCCCGGATGCTGGCTCCGATGCGGCTGTCCGCCGAATCGCTCGTGGACGCCCCGCTGTCCGGGCCCGTCGACTTCGCCGACCTGCTCGGCATCGACGACGTGGCGCAGCTCGACCTCTCGCGCATGTGGGCGCCGCGCGGCGAACGCGCCTTCCTGCGGGTGCCGATCGGTATCAGCGACTCCCACCAGCCGGTGCTCCTGGACCTGAAGGAGTCCTCCGAGCTGGGCATGGGGCCGCACGGGCTGTGTGTCGGCGCCACCGGTTCCGGCAAGTCGGAGCTGCTGCGCACCCTGGTCCTCGCCCTGGTGGCCACGCACCCGCCGGAGGACCTCGCGCTGGTCCTGGTCGACTACAAGGGTGGTGCGACCTTCGCCCCGTTCGCGGAGCTGCCGCACGTGGCCGGTGTCATCACCAACCTGGAGAACCAGGCGGGCCTCGTCGAGCGGGTGCACGCCTCGCTCGCGGGTGAGGTCAAGCGCCGCCAGCAGGTGCTCAAGGACGCGGGCAATGTCGCCGACATCGGTGACTACGCGGCGCTGCGCGCGGACCGGCGGCCCGATCTGGACCCGCTGCCGCATCTGTTCGTCGTGATCGACGAGTTCGGTGAACTCCTCACCGCGAAGCCGGACTTCATCGACCTGTTCCTGTCCATCGGCCGGATCGGCCGCTCCATCGGTGTGCACCTGCTGCTGTCCAGCCAGCGCATCGAGGGCGGCAAGCTCAAGGGCCTGGACACCTATCTCTCGTACCGGCTCGGTCTGCGTACGTTCTCCGCCGACGAGTCGCGTACGGTCCTGGACACCACGGACGCCTTCCATCTGCCGCCGCTGCCCGGCTTCGGCTATCTGAAGGTCGACACCAGCCACTACGAGCGCTTCAAGGCGAGCTATGTCTCGGGCGCGTACCGGGGCCCGGTGCAGCGTACGCAGGAGGAGGACGCCGGTCCGCTCGCCCTGGAGTACGAGGCGTTCAACACCCTGGCCGAGCCGGAGAGTTCGGGCGAGGAGCCGAAGGTGCGGCGCCGCGAGACCGGGCCGACCGAGATGGGTGTCATCGTCGACCAGCTGCAGCAGGCGGCCGGTCCGGTGCGCCGTATCTGGCTGCCGCCGCTGCCCGACGCCGTCGCCCTGGACAAGGTCGCGGGGCCGCTGGACGTGGGCCCGCGCGGGATGCAGCTCGCCAAGCGGCGCGGTCCGCTCCAGGTGCCGCTCGGTCTGCTCGACGACCCGACCAAGCAGTGGCAGGGCCAGTGGTACCTGGACCTCACCGTGGCGGGCGGTCACGCCGCGATCATCGGTGGTCCGCAGGCCGGCAAGACGACGCTGCTGCGCACGCTCGCTCTGGCGATCTCGCTGACCCATACCCCGCAGGAGGTCGGCGTCTACGGCCTCGACCTGGTCGGCGGTGGTCTCCAGGCCGTGTCGGGGCTGCCGCACGTCGGCGGGGTCGCCGGCCGTGCGGACCGGGAGCGCGCGGGTCGCACCGTCGAGGAGGTGCGGGGCATGCTCGCGGTCCGCGAGGAGCTCTTCCGCGAGCACAACATCGACTCCGTGGAGCAGCTGCGTTCGCTGCACTCGGCGGGCCGGCTGCCCCAGTTGGCCTCGGCCGAGATCGTGCTGATCATCGACGGTTTCGGTGCGCTGCGCGACGACTTCGACGAGCTGGACGACGCCGTCGTCGACATCCTCAAGCGCGGTGGCGGCTACGGCATCCATGTCGTCGCGGGCATGCTCCGCTGGAACGACGTACGCATCGCCACCCAGTCGAACTTCGGCACCCGGGTCGAGCTGCGGCTGAACGACCCCAGCGAGTCCAGCATCGACCGCAAGCTCGCGCAGACCCTGTCGCCCGACGAGCCGGGCCGCATCCTCACCGACGGCAAGCTCTTCGCGCAGGTCGCGCTGCCGCGCACGGACGGTCTCGCGGACGTCTCGGACCTGGGTGCCGTCCTGGAGCACACGGCCCGCACGGTCCGCGCCACCTGGAGCGGCGAGGTCGCCCAGCCGGTGCGGATCCTGCCGCACATCCTGGAGCCGCACCTGCTGCCGGGCCCGGTCGCCGAGCCCAAGCGGGTGCCGATCGGCCTGGACCAGACGGCGCTCGCGCCCGCCGTGCTCGACCTGTTCCACCACGACCAGCATCTGCTGATCATGGGCGACAGCGAGTGCGGCAAGACGAACCTGCTGAAGACCGTCGCCGGTGGGCTGATCGAGCGCTACGGCGAGGAGGAGCTGGTCTTCGCCGTCATGGACCCGCGGCGCGGTCTGCGCGGTGCGATCCCCGAGGAGTTCCGCGGCGGTTACGCGTACAACCCCAAGATGTGTGCGGGTCTGGCCGCCGGTATCGCCACCGAGCTGGAGAAGCGGCTGCCGGACGACCGGGCGGACACCGAGGACCTGGAGCCCGGCAGCTGGGGCAGCGGTCCGCGGATCGTGATCCTCGTCGACGACTACGACGTACTGACCACGGCCGGCCAGTCGCCGCTCGACCCGTTCCTGCCGTACATCCCGTCCGCCGTCGACATCGGGCTCCACTTCGTGCTGACGCGCCGGGTCGCGGGTGCCTCACGAGGCATGTACGACCCGCTGGTGCTGGGGCTGCGCGAGTCGGGGGCCTCGGCGCTCCTGATGGCGGGCGACCGCAGCGAGGGCCAGCTGTTCCCCGGCGTGTACGCGGCCCAGCAGCCGCCGGGCCGCGGTGTGTTCATCCGCAGGGGCCAGCCCAACCGTCTGATCCAGACCGTGTACACCGCGGAGTGA